A window of Juglans regia cultivar Chandler chromosome 7, Walnut 2.0, whole genome shotgun sequence contains these coding sequences:
- the LOC109010488 gene encoding uncharacterized protein LOC109010488 gives MPEKAVNSLSLNPLIPRSSPLLHWRFGVLTALVFVGMVVVWSIDGCTIKSFLEAWRLRQDYKTVKFSTRPANLTRTHPSLPLNTSIILANDPTQNQTNIPTHFDSHILEPVSVQNSTGVPPEPFQNPMQIIASPELSWVAAELEPNLTSNLLTRWLAPGGEPCKDSKTVQIAIPGLDGGNLVDLSAGEIHEFGFQALDESGNPRCLGGDYFETDLSGDSWKSRPLVKDFGNGSYSVSLQVHPDFFGDYNLTVILLFRHFEGLKFSPWRFVFDRELRKIPIRFHKASGQLHEIKTCKESDFNLDIWSGRWTRHGKNDDCQIGNDGRYRCLAPDFPCQSPWCSGPLGLLESNGWVYSAHCAFRLFLADSAWNCLKNRWIFFWGDSNHVDTIRNMLNFVLDLPDIPSVPRRFDMNFSNPKDPSQSVRITSIFNGHWNETGNYEGLNSLQDEGFRNLLKNYFSEGALPDTVIMNSGLHDGVKWKNLRQFSAGADYAASFWTEVMESAKQRGMALPKVFYRTTVATGGYARSLAFNPNKMEAYNGVLLDKLKRAGVVSAVIDNFDMTFPWHFDNRCNDGVHYGRAPVKMKWRDGQIGHQYFVDLMLVHVLLNALCAR, from the coding sequence ATGCCGGAGAAGGCAGTGAATTCGCTATCTTTGAATCCATTGATACCAAGGTCGAGTCCCTTGCTTCATTGGCGTTTTGGGGTGCTGACGGCTTTGGTTTTTGTTGGGATGGTCGTCGTTTGGAGCATAGATGGGTGCACCATAAAGAGCTTTCTTGAAGCTTGGAGGCTCAGGCAAGATTACAAAACCGTGAAGTTCAGCACTCGCCCAGCCAATCTCACCCGAACCCATCCAAGTCTGCCTCTTAACACCTCCATTATCCTAGCTAATGATCCGACCCAGAACCAAACCAATATCCCTACCCACTTCGATTCCCACATTCTTGAACCGGTTTCTGTTCAGAATTCAACTGGAGTGCCTCCAGAACCATTCCAGAATCCAATGCAGATTATAGCTTCGCCGGAATTGAGCTGGGTTGCTGCGGAATTGGAGCCCAACTTGACGTCCAATCTTCTCACCAGGTGGTTAGCTCCTGGAGGTGAACCTTGTAAGGATTCCAAGACGGTGCAGATTGCGATTCCTGGTTTGGATGGTGGGAACTTGGTTGATCTGTCAGCTGGCGAAATCCATGAATTTGGTTTTCAAGCACTGGATGAGTCTGGAAATCCTCGCTGTTTAGGTGGGGATTACTTTGAGACTGATCTTTCAGGGGATTCTTGGAAGTCCAGACCATTAGTCAAAGATTTTGGTAATGGGTCTTATTCTGTTTCGCTTCAGGTTCATCCGGATTTTTTCGGGGATTACAATCTGACGGTAATTCTGCTCTTTAGGCATTTTGAGGGCCTAAAATTCTCGCCTTGGCGCTTCGTGTTTGATCGAGAGCTTCGCAAGATTCCAATCAGGTTTCACAAAGCCTCAGGTCAGTTGCATGAGATAAAAACTTGTAAAGAATCTGATTTTAACCTGGACATTTGGTCTGGGAGGTGGACTCGGCATGGTAAAAATGATGATTGCCAAATCGGTAACGATGGTCGGTACCGTTGCCTAGCACCAGACTTTCCATGCCAGAGTCCATGGTGTAGTGGTCCACTGGGGTTGTTAGAGAGTAACGGTTGGGTCTACTCTGCACATTGTGCATTTAGATTGTTCCTAGCGGATTCTGCTTGGAATTGCTTGAAGAATCGGTGGATTTTCTTCTGGGGTGATTCAAATCACGTTGATACAATTCGAAACATGCtcaattttgttttagatttacCTGATATTCCGTCAGTTCCTAGGCGGTTTGATATGAACTTCTCAAACCCCAAAGACCCGTCTCAGTCAGTTAGGATCACTAGCATTTTCAATGGCCATTGGAATGAGACAGGGAATTATGAAGGTTTGAATTCGCTGCAAGATGAAGGATTTagaaatttgttaaaaaattacttttcagAAGGCGCACTTCCAGACACAGTGATCATGAACTCTGGATTACACGATGGTGTTAAGTGGAAAAATTTGAGACAATTCTCTGCAGGTGCAGATTATGCAGCGTCATTCTGGACCGAGGTTATGGAGTCAGCGAAGCAGAGGGGGATGGCATTGCCAAAGGTTTTTTACAGGACCACGGTGGCGACTGGTGGATATGCTCGGTCACTGGCATTTAACCCCAATAAAATGGAGGCATATAATGGGGTATTGCTGGACAAATTGAAGCGAGCTGGGGTAGTTTCGGCCGTGATTGATAACTTTGATATGACTTTTCCTTGGCATTTTGATAACCGGTGCAATGATGGTGTGCATTATGGCCGGGCTCCGGTGAAGATGAAATGGAGAGATGGCCAAATTGGGCACCAGTATTTTGTAGACCTCATGTTAGTTCATGTGCTGCTCAATGCACTCTGCGCAAGATAG
- the LOC109010490 gene encoding TVP38/TMEM64 family membrane protein slr0305-like isoform X1, with amino-acid sequence MAFTWGSALRIVLLLLLVAAVVTACFTLPVEKILKDFLLWVEQDLGPWGPLVLAVAYIPLTILAVPASVLTLGGGYLFGLPVGFVADSIGATVGAGAAFILGRTIGKSFVVSKLKDYPRFQSVGIAIHRSGFKIVFLLRLVPLLPFNMLNYLLSVTPVSLGEYMLASWLGMMPITLTLVYVGTTLKDLSDVTHGWNEFSKTRWAFVILGLSVSAVLIICVTKVAKAALEKALAENEDLDGILASPQLPVVAEPAVDLNQPLIIKIDPSEVNHEK; translated from the exons ATGGCCTTTACGTGGGGCTCCGCCCTTAGGATCGTCCTCCTTCTCCTCCTTGTTGCTGCCGTCGTTACCGCTTGCTTCACTCTCCCCGTCGAGAAG ATTCTGAAGGACTTCTTATTATGGGTTGAGCAGGATCTTGGACCTTGGGGTCCCCTTGTGCT GGCTGTTGCCTACATTCCTCTTACAATCTTGGCAGTTCCAGCATCTGTATTAACT CTTGGTGGTGGTTATCTTTTTGGGCTGCCTGTAGGCTTTGTAGCCGACTCTATTGGTGCTACTGTTGGTGCTGGGGCTGCATTCATTCTTGGCAGAACA ATTGGGAAATCGTTTGTGGTTTCCAAGTTGAAGGATTATCCACGGTTCCAGTCAGTTGGGATTGCAATCCACAGATCTGGATTTAAG ATTGTTTTTCTGCTTCGGCTTGTTCCCTTGCTGCCATTTAACATGTTGAACTACCTCCTGTCTGTGACTCCTGTTTCATTAGGGGAATACATGCTGGCTTCCTGGTTAGGAATGATG CCAATAACGCTTACATTAGTTTATGTTGGAACAACTCTCAAGGATCTTTCTGATGTGACACATGGATGGAATGAGTTTTCAAAGACTCGTTGG GCATTTGTCATATTGGGCCTATCAGTATCTG CGGTTTTGATTATTTGTGTTACCAAAGTTGCCAAGGCTGCTTTGGAAAAGGCTTTGGCTGAAAATGAGGATCTTGATGGCATTTTAGCATCCCCTCAGCTGCCCGTTGTGGCTGAACCAGCTGTGGATCTCAACCAACCTCTCATAATCAAGATAGACCCTTCTGAAGTCAaccatgaaaaatga
- the LOC109010490 gene encoding TVP38/TMEM64 family membrane protein slr0305-like isoform X2: MFELVILKDFLLWVEQDLGPWGPLVLAVAYIPLTILAVPASVLTLGGGYLFGLPVGFVADSIGATVGAGAAFILGRTIGKSFVVSKLKDYPRFQSVGIAIHRSGFKIVFLLRLVPLLPFNMLNYLLSVTPVSLGEYMLASWLGMMPITLTLVYVGTTLKDLSDVTHGWNEFSKTRWAFVILGLSVSAVLIICVTKVAKAALEKALAENEDLDGILASPQLPVVAEPAVDLNQPLIIKIDPSEVNHEK, from the exons ATGTTTGAGCTGGTT ATTCTGAAGGACTTCTTATTATGGGTTGAGCAGGATCTTGGACCTTGGGGTCCCCTTGTGCT GGCTGTTGCCTACATTCCTCTTACAATCTTGGCAGTTCCAGCATCTGTATTAACT CTTGGTGGTGGTTATCTTTTTGGGCTGCCTGTAGGCTTTGTAGCCGACTCTATTGGTGCTACTGTTGGTGCTGGGGCTGCATTCATTCTTGGCAGAACA ATTGGGAAATCGTTTGTGGTTTCCAAGTTGAAGGATTATCCACGGTTCCAGTCAGTTGGGATTGCAATCCACAGATCTGGATTTAAG ATTGTTTTTCTGCTTCGGCTTGTTCCCTTGCTGCCATTTAACATGTTGAACTACCTCCTGTCTGTGACTCCTGTTTCATTAGGGGAATACATGCTGGCTTCCTGGTTAGGAATGATG CCAATAACGCTTACATTAGTTTATGTTGGAACAACTCTCAAGGATCTTTCTGATGTGACACATGGATGGAATGAGTTTTCAAAGACTCGTTGG GCATTTGTCATATTGGGCCTATCAGTATCTG CGGTTTTGATTATTTGTGTTACCAAAGTTGCCAAGGCTGCTTTGGAAAAGGCTTTGGCTGAAAATGAGGATCTTGATGGCATTTTAGCATCCCCTCAGCTGCCCGTTGTGGCTGAACCAGCTGTGGATCTCAACCAACCTCTCATAATCAAGATAGACCCTTCTGAAGTCAaccatgaaaaatga
- the LOC109010487 gene encoding uncharacterized protein LOC109010487, with translation MHVVPKLKLARNLKALGGKMPGFCIFPLGGSCFDGCRDHTQGSGFGTRIWNQSDRPVELQIRVGSILKKVHTLKPGSSKRLKCKSIYKAHMPCKNGKGGGGMKSLLYYYDETCHPYVWVHDTGGDSLRMVKQQYLSLEDLRNYSEIRIFRDHQRGCISVRKKPRPDFC, from the coding sequence ATGCATGTTGTTCCAAAGCTAAAGCTAGCCAGAAACCTCAAGGCCCTCGGAGGAAAAATGCCAGGATTCTGCATTTTTCCACTTGGCGGGTCATGCTTCGATGGATGCCGCGACCACACTCAAGGCTCAGGATTCGGCACAAGGATCTGGAATCAAAGTGACAGGCCGGTGGAGTTGCAGATAAGGGTGGGATCAATATTGAAAAAGGTGCATACTTTAAAGCCAGGGTCTTCAAAGAGACTGAAATGCAAGAGCATATACAAGGCTCATATGCCTTGTAAGAACGGCAAGGGAGGTGGAGGAATGAAGAGCTTGCTGTATTACTATGACGAGACATGCCACCCATATGTTTGGGTTCATGACACTGGGGGTGATTCCTTGAGAATGGTCAAGCAACAGTACCTTAGTCTTGAGGACCTTAGGAACTACTCTGAGATCAGAATCTTTAGGGACCATCAGAGAGGCTGCATATCAGTTCGCAAGAAACCTAGGCCTGATTTTTGCTAA